CGTTGTATGTTATGCCATATTTAAAGGTTCCGTGCAGTTGGGATTGTGACATGCCAGTTCGACCACTAGATTGAGCCGATGCTACACCTCCTCCAACAAATGGAGTTTTCTGTGAGTCATGAGATGATTTATCGCCTTCTTTATATGGCGTGAATCCTATTTGAGCTTGAGAAGAGGTGCTACCTGGCCCCCGCGCTTGCGCGTCAGCCATGCCTCCTTTGACACTGCCTTGGACTTGTGAGTTAGATGAGTGTAGTACTCCCTCACTTTGCGATCCAGTTACAACTGAGCCAGTTTCTAAACCGAGTTCAACATTGGCCTGCGCTTTGTTATTTCGACCGCTGCCTTGTGCTGTACTTGAAGCACTTTTTTTGTTGCCCATAACTTGACTGTTGGCGGCTTTATTCTCACCAGTAATTTCGGCTTGAGCTGAAAAAGATCCACTGCCGGTATATGTTCCATGGACATGAGTTTGAGCGCGACCTTTATCGTTGCCACCTTTGGAAGATGCCGACGCCACGGTGCCGTTAGCAGCTTGGTTAACACTGGCTTGTGCTTCTGAATCATCTCCATCGGCAATTGAATTAGGATCAATCACGTTTTGTGGTGCACCTGAGCCCTGGAATCAGAAAAAATATCAGTCAGAACAAGTTTCACTTGTGTCAATATCATTAGAATACAATTATTTCAATCAATTCTGTCTAGTCATTTGtgtttttataactttataatGTTTAACATAGTAAAACTTCACTTACCGCTTGATTATCGGTTCCGCCGGTTGCTCCGGGATAGGGAGCGCCGGGACCACCTCCGGGTCCGTATTGTCCTCCAGTGCCACCTCCGGCACCGGGTCCATATTGTCCGCCTGTACCACCACCCGTGCCGGGACCATACTGTCCTCCGCCGCCACCTCCTGTGCCTCCCCCAGTTCCAGGACCATATTGACCGCCAGTACCTCCTGTACCAGGTCCATATTGGCCACCGGTACCTCCTGTACCAGGCCCGTATTGCCCACCGGTTCCTCCCGTACCAGGCCCGTATTGTCCACTGGTACCTCCCGTGCCCGGTCCTCCAGCACCAGGTCCATATTGACCACCACCACCTCCTGGACCCGGTCCGTATTGTCCGCCTGTACCAGGGCCATATTGTCCTCCGACGCCTCCTCCTGTTCCCGTGCCTCCACTACCAGGTCCATATTGCCCACCGGTACCACCTGTGCCGCCGGGGCCATATTGCCCTCCGACCCCACCTCCTGTGCCCGGTAGGCTTCCAGTGCCTCCTCCTGTACCAGGTCCGTATTGGCCACCAGGACCTCCCGCACCTGGACCGTATTGTCCGCCGGTGCCTCCTCCTGTGCCAGGGCCGTATTGTCCACCGGTCCCACCACCAGTGCCTGGTCCATATTGTCCACCTGAACCACCACCGGTACCGGGGCCATATTGTCCTCCTACGCCACCTCCTGTACCTCCTCCAGTACCTAGGCCGTATTGCCCACCAGTACCACCTGCGCCAGGCCCATATTGTCCACCGGTGCCTCCTGTACCAGGTCCATATTGTGCACCGGTGCCTCCTGTACCAGGTCCATATTGTCCACCGGTGCCTCCTGTACCAGGTCCATATTGTCCACCGGTGCCTCCTCCTGTGCCAGGGCCGAATTGGCCGCCAGTACCTCCCGCACCTGGGCCGTATTGTCCACCGGTGCCTCCTCCTGTACCAGGGCCGTAATGATCACCGGTACCACCTCCTGTGCCGGGGCCATATTGTCCACCGGTCCCACCGCCAGAACCGGGTCCATATTGTCCGCCAGTACCGCCGCCTGTGCCAGGTAGTCCGCCTGTTCCACCTCCTGTACCTGGCCCACCTCCTCCAGTGCCTGGACCATACTGACCTCCAGTGCCTCCTCCGGTGCCAGGTCCATATTGACCTCCAGTGCCTCCTCCAGTACCAGGTCCATATTGTCCACCAGTGCCACCACCTGTGCCAGGGCCGTATTGTCCACCAGTACCTCCTGTGCCGGGTCCATATTGTCCTCCTGTAGTACCGCCTGTTCCAGGTGTGTATTGGCCTCCATTACCACCACCTACACCGGGTCCATATTGTCCACCAGTCCCGCCGCCAGTACCAGGTAATCCTCCCGTACCACCTCCGGTACCAGGCCCATAGTGTCCTCCAGTACCACCGCCTGTGCCGGGCCCATATTGTCCGCCAGTACCTCCTCCCGTACCAGGTCCATATTGTCCACCAGTACCACCGCCTGTACCAGGTAATCCGCCCGTTCCACCTCCTGTACCAGGTCCATAATGTCCACCTGTGCCCCCTCCCGTGCCCGGTCCATATTGTCCTCCAGTACCACCTCCTGTTCCAGGAACATATTGGCCACCGGCTCCACCACCAGTACCGGGTCCATATTGTCCGCCTGTTCCACTACCACCGCCTGAACCCGGTCCGTATTGGCCACCCGTACCACCACCTCCTGTACCATGTATTCCACCGGTACCTCCAGGTACATATTGTCCACCAGAACCACCTCCTGTACCGGGTCCGTAGTGTCCACCGGTTACACTGCCGCCACCTGTACCAGGCCCATACTGTCCTCCAGTGCCACCGGGTCCATATTGTCCCCCGGTGCCACCGCCTGTGCCACCGGGTCCGTATTGTCCTCCAGTGCCACCACCCGTGCCACCGGGCCCGTATTGTCCTCCAGTGCCACCACCCGTGCCACCGGGCCCGTATTGTCCTCCAGTGCCACCACCCGTGCCACCGGGCCCGTATTGTCCTCCAGTGCCACCAGCCGTGCCACCGGGTCCGTATTGTCCCCCGGTGCCACCACCCGTGCCACCAGGTCCGTATTGTCCCCCGGCGCCACCACCCGTGCCAGGTCCATAATGCCCTCCGGTACCACCGGAGCCAGGTCCATTTTGGCCGCCAGTTCCTTGCCCACCGGGGCCGTATTGGCCGCTGGTACCACCTGTTCCAGGTATGTACTGCCCACCGCCTCCACCCGTGCCAGGTCCGTATTGTCCACCAGTTCCCTGACCTCCAGGGCCTGGAGGCCCAACTTGCGCTCCTGGGCCAACATTACTTCCCGGTCCTTGTGCTACACAACAGTAATAACTATTACCATCAGCACCCAGAATTGAACCTGATACGAAGGGCCAATTTGCTCCACcaggaaaacggctagactGTCCAGGTCCAGGATAACCATTTTGGGGACCACCCTGATAAACTCCACTCACTGGCCTACCAATCTGATTAGGACCGTACTTTCCGTCTCCATTTTGAATCAAAGCACCTGGTGGCAAATTACCTCCTCCACTTGCACCATTTGGGCCATAGCCTTGATTACCTGGTAAAATATTGCCATTTCCGCCTTGTGAATCACCTGTAGGCCCACTGTAACCTCCGTTAACTCCAGGCCTATTAGAACCATGGCCGCCAACTCCCGGTACTCCTGGTTGTCCCGTACCATAAGGTCCGTTCACACCACCACCAGGACCACCCGAACCTCCAGGAAGATTTCCCATATTACCTCCTTGGCCACCATTGATATTCGCATTTGGAATTCCAGTAGAACCGTGCATATTTGGTGATCCTATTCCATATGGCGTGCCATCTGGATTGGTCCCGTAACCTGATTGATTAGGTCCTAAAGCGCCATTCTTATTCCCTCCTAGTTGGTTGCCTTGTGAAGGGAATAATGTTGAACCTCCTTGCGTGCCATCCTGGCCAGGACCATAACCACCAGTCCCAGTAGAACCAGGATGTCCATATCGACCAGTATAATCTCCTCCCGGTGCCCCGGCCTGATTAGGGTTCAATCCGTTACCGCCAGTTCTAGGGTCAATGATTTGACCTGGTCCTCCAAGTCTGTTTGCATCGTATCCAGGACTCCCTGGGCCTGATGACCCACCTGGACCGGAtctgaaatattattaatttatcttaataaatataataaaaccctTCCAGGATACAGGTAAGTCATTATACTAGAAAACAGAAGTAAACAAATTGCGTAAATAAACATACATGTCACTCGGTCGGCGCTGCAAACTTGCTGCTCCTAAATCGGTTCGTCCTACGCAGTCTTCACAGCTTGGATCATACATTGATTGACTCTGTGCCTGACCCATACCGCTATTTCCACCTAGAATATGCAGTTACCCATATAAATCATTGTATCTAACATAATTGCTATGAACATATGAAATATTAGGTACTTGAATTTAACTTCAAATAAGTTGAATGACTTAATTGAATTGTTATTTTGACGTCAAACGATTCAATGtcaaacgtttattttaattgctcTGTTAAATAGTATCGTTTACGAATGAAGTTAAATATTCTTTCGGCAGTACTTACTAACGGTGGCCCTGGATGAATCGGCGGCGGAATGAGCCTCAGCCTTCCCTTCGTCTTTCCCGCTGCCACGGTCTATCGCCAAGTACTGTGACTGAGTCTGGCCTCTATAACGTCCCCTGGGGGAATAGGACGCATCTCGACGAGCTCTTTGAAATCCTGCTAATGTTCTTTCAAGCGCTGCTTCAGTCAACGTATCCACGACTACGGACTTGCACAGCAGGCGCCTGGTCGATCCATTACCATTAGATGTAACCTGATTAAAAAACATAGCACTCAATTGTAACGCACAAAGGGTTAGGTTGCCTTGACATATTATTCGATTTCTTTGTTCCACTTACGATAGTGTAATTGTGAAACATGGGCCAAGGAAACACGGTCAACCTTGACAAAAAGAAGTTATCTCCTAATACATGcgcgataaataaaaaatacctacgttTAGATTCAAGCTCAATCATTATCATAATATCATTtggttataatatttaattgcttgaattactttatttttgtagtgGAGCTTTAGTGTAACATTGCAGTTTAAGTCCGTCAGTGTTGGGGTGTTTCAATGCTAGCCGCCCCATTATTATCTAAACTGTAACATTTCGCCATGTCACCCAGATAAATAATTGCTACCGACGTTTGCACTTTTTTTAGATGTGACTCAAAATTACACTAAAGGAAACAATGTATTAGGAGTCTGGGAATTATAAAATACAGACTCCGATCTATGAGACTGAAATATGACGCCGCTTTGAGTCAATTACGTTTACAACCCCTGAATAGTATAGTAAAATAATAGTGTTGTCATTGTAGTTTACAAACTCAAATTTGCAAATTATGACCACAACCCTGAATACTCATCATTAACTTTGTTTTCAGATATTATTCCATTCATTCTAACACAATACACAAAATTAtctattatgtaaaaaatggcGACTAAAACGAAGACTCGCTAGCTCGTTAACCCCCTAGACATCAAAATTGGCAACAGGGACACTCAACGCAAATCGAAGGCGTTTCCAACTGTTTCCCGCGATTTGAATGAAGTTCACACACTCCTAAATAGTAATTTCGTTGCCCCTCTAAAttggtttaatatttttgtgaaagagttacaaacaaaaaaactcacaTTCGCATCAGTAACTTGACTAAAGATTCACCAAATCAATCCATGGTTTGCGAAAAGAAACTTAACGATTACTTCTAAATTACTCAGATTTTTTGaccaattaaataaatcttgaTCTAAAGCAGATATACTTGTTTCGAAGTAACTTAGATATTTTGAAGACACAAAACCGTTACGTTTGAACAGCACTGATAAGTAGTGCctacctatttcataataaacttCGTATCCAAGTTAACTGGGTCAAGCATTCGTCGCCCGACTCAGGGTAtctgatattatttaattatttaacagaTTTATTACACACATTAGTCAAATAAGAGGATCATGCAGAAAGTACCTAAATATAGATATCCAAATGAAATTATGAGCACCAACTACATTCTACAAATGAATATCGCCCAGCTTAGAGCTTTTCTGCTTTAGCTAATTTATCCTAATGCATAGTGGGATGATTTCCTTTTTCGCAAAGCATCGATTATGgttttcaaaagtaaaaaaatatttaccgtgGCAATTTTTTGCAGTCCCGTGTGAGGCTTCGTTTTGCTGGTAAAACAATGACGGGCGAAGTCAGCGCCCGAGAAGAGTTTCCTCGCGAAAGCTTCATCATATTTGAGTTCAGATTGCAACGCAAAGCACCGGTGGGAGTTAAAGTCTTTACACACAACATAttgctgaaaataaatatgtaacaatGGTTAAATTATAACAGCAAATCACGTATCACCTGTGTCCGAATTTTGTAgtggtgtaaaaaaaatcttacttgtGGAGAAGCTGTGGTTGTGGAGAATAATGTGAGTAAAAGTGCAGCAGCGATGGGGAAGATGGGCGCAGGCCCTGGGCGGGCTGGGTGCGCGACTCGACGCATGCCGCTGCGGTGGTGCGCGCCGACGCTCTGCCGCTCGGCCGCCGGCCCAGGCGCACTGTCCGCCATCTGACCCTTGGCCTAACTCATAAAACCGCGCTAGATATAAGTTCACCCACCTAATTTCAGCGATAGCACGCGAATTTGCCACACTTAGCTCGAAGATTAAGGAAGTATGACTTAAAACAAGATAATGTTACAACCTACTTATTTGATGCCACGCATAATTTTGTGTTAGAGATTAACTTTTGTTAATAGTTGTTGTTTATTCTACAAGTTAGGATTTTAGCCACATCTCTTTGGAACCTAGAGTTATACATAgtaaattggcaaaaaaattgCCTCTATCAGCACGTGTAACCCTGCGTAGTtgccaaaatatgtttttacccTGCACAACAAAAGCACCCTAGGCAAGTTTTGGCCACTTTTCGGCGTCTATTTGATAGTCTCAATTTTGCCTCTTTAAGAAGTAAGTCGTTACGTCAGTCAGTGcctaaattacataatatattagcTATCATTTAACATTATCATACGACCTAAACAATTCAAACTTAGCTAACACGGTTAGTTGGCTCGATACTAAGTATTATTAGCATTACAATCCGGCCTCATTGAcgcaataatatatttttaataaattctgcGTGACTATTAATACGACAGATTTTGTAGAACCTTCAGTCGTTATTAAGGCtgtaattatttattctaaTAAATCTGATAGTTCTTAGACTCATGGGACACCTGCAATTAACTAACCGATATCCAACAAAAGATGCACTTGATTTCTCCCAATAGGAGAACAACTACAATGTTGCTGAAATATACGTTTCTTGCATAAAGTTAATTCATTTttagtgtgtatgtgtgtgtttttttgtgtttaaaatatataaagtaatacaagaaaataaataagtttcgttggtatttatttattgataaaaaactATTAATCAGTAGGTAAAAAGCGATTAATGGCGGACTTGGTAAAATTACATACAACATCTATGATATAATGACAAATCggctgtaatttattttttatgcctaATATTGTTGAGCAGTGAAGGTTACGTAAAGGTATTGCTTAATAAATCTCACTTTTTTAAAGTCTTGTGATTTCCGAGCTTATGTTAGGATCCTTCTTCTTGTAGGAATGCGTTGGGTAGATGAAGTGCTGCGTGTAATACGCGGCCGAGTGCTGGTCGGCGGGGCTCTTGCTGCTGCTCACGCGCCGGTAGTAGTCGATGGACTCCACGCAGTCGCACGCCAGCCGGCTTTCGGAGCCGCTACTCTCCAGCTGGTACTTGGGCACCATGATGAGGCTCTCAGTGGACTTGGTGGGAGCGCAGTGGCTATGACTCCTCGTGTACACGGAGCAGTGGTGCGGCGCACTCTGTCGATGCGAATGCTTCTCCTGCGGGTGATGCTGGTATTCGTGGTGGCTTTGCGTGCTGCGGCTGCTGTGGTTCCGTCCATGACTTTTGGATCTATTAGATTGTTTTGTCGTTGTATCTAAATATCCATACCCAAATCCATACCCGCCAAACGCCTTAGTTGTTAAATTATCCCATGACTTTGGTTTTACGTGTTGGTGACTACTTTGGTATTGTATTTTAGGCGATGACTTGGTGTCCGCTCTGTCGTTATCCCAGAACAGTGTATCGCTACTCAAAGAGGTACTGTAACTGGAAGCCGAGTTATCGCATATCACAGTGGCATTGCTCGTTGCATATGACTGCAGGCTGCATTGGCTGGTTTGAGTAGATTCTGTAGTTAAATATCGGTAGCGATTTGAGCAGTGTCCTGATTGACAAACTTTCTTAGTCCTCATGTGGGATGCGCTGTCAGGCTTTTGAGTGGATTTGTCAACTTGTTGGCATTTCTCTTTTCTCTTATGTTCTTTGGAGCATTCTCTCTTCCTTCGCATTTTTTTCCTTGTGTTGGGCACACAATGTGGATCACAACAGGGACTGGCGAGGTCATACGCTTCGAGACTGTTCGCATCTTGATTGTTGTATGCAGGCATACATGGGGCGCATCCGTGGCTATGACTACTCCTGTGAGCTTTGTTGTGTTTGCTACTACTATTCGTTTTGTAATTCTCTGAGGCTCTGTGACATTCCTGGCCGGGTGTCTTCACAATATAGTGATGACATTCTCGCTTGTTTCTGGGGGAGCCGACAGTAATGACAAAGCTCCCGGTGCGCAGGTTGGGTTGTATGATGCACGCACCGTACCGCGGATCTAGGTACTGATACATAAATACATTCGGCTGAGGAGGCTTGGCGGCC
This window of the Helicoverpa zea isolate HzStark_Cry1AcR chromosome 31, ilHelZeax1.1, whole genome shotgun sequence genome carries:
- the LOC124645053 gene encoding uncharacterized protein LOC124645053, with amino-acid sequence MSSPKLNERCPSTMSNGKKLLNNDSKEDSLDNSIRESIKSERPGKNEEDWRRRTIIIEKKNGSYGFTLQSYGIHYKKEQEIEVITYVDHVEGDGPAAAAGMREGDVILSINGTDVERADHAAIVDAINCCDSRMRMVVIFEDCVRKVELHLKYINLQRTLQSKMRELEQLNVRERQMFDCNWKTHSLPSQKKKTSPSDVTSDNEENNIGENINNSYCRPTLSSENVTAAKPPQPNVFMYQYLDPRYGACIIQPNLRTGSFVITVGSPRNKRECHHYIVKTPGQECHRASENYKTNSSSKHNKAHRSSHSHGCAPCMPAYNNQDANSLEAYDLASPCCDPHCVPNTRKKMRRKRECSKEHKRKEKCQQVDKSTQKPDSASHMRTKKVCQSGHCSNRYRYLTTESTQTSQCSLQSYATSNATVICDNSASSYSTSLSSDTLFWDNDRADTKSSPKIQYQSSHQHVKPKSWDNLTTKAFGGYGFGYGYLDTTTKQSNRSKSHGRNHSSRSTQSHHEYQHHPQEKHSHRQSAPHHCSVYTRSHSHCAPTKSTESLIMVPKYQLESSGSESRLACDCVESIDYYRRVSSSKSPADQHSAAYYTQHFIYPTHSYKKKDPNISSEITRL
- the LOC124645207 gene encoding uncharacterized PE-PGRS family protein PE_PGRS54, encoding MADSAPGPAAERQSVGAHHRSGMRRVAHPARPGPAPIFPIAAALLLTLFSTTTASPQQYVVCKDFNSHRCFALQSELKYDEAFARKLFSGADFARHCFTSKTKPHTGLQKIATVTSNGNGSTRRLLCKSVVVDTLTEAALERTLAGFQRARRDASYSPRGRYRGQTQSQYLAIDRGSGKDEGKAEAHSAADSSRATVSGNSGMGQAQSQSMYDPSCEDCVGRTDLGAASLQRRPSDISGPGGSSGPGSPGYDANRLGGPGQIIDPRTGGNGLNPNQAGAPGGDYTGRYGHPGSTGTGGYGPGQDGTQGGSTLFPSQGNQLGGNKNGALGPNQSGYGTNPDGTPYGIGSPNMHGSTGIPNANINGGQGGNMGNLPGGSGGPGGGVNGPYGTGQPGVPGVGGHGSNRPGVNGGYSGPTGDSQGGNGNILPGNQGYGPNGASGGGNLPPGALIQNGDGKYGPNQIGRPVSGVYQGGPQNGYPGPGQSSRFPGGANWPFVSGSILGADGNSYYCCVAQGPGSNVGPGAQVGPPGPGGQGTGGQYGPGTGGGGGQYIPGTGGTSGQYGPGGQGTGGQNGPGSGGTGGHYGPGTGGGAGGQYGPGGTGGGTGGQYGPGGTAGGTGGQYGPGGTGGGTGGQYGPGGTGGGTGGQYGPGGTGGGTGGQYGPGGTGGGTGGQYGPGGTGGQYGPGTGGGSVTGGHYGPGTGGGSGGQYVPGGTGGIHGTGGGGTGGQYGPGSGGGSGTGGQYGPGTGGGAGGQYVPGTGGGTGGQYGPGTGGGTGGHYGPGTGGGTGGLPGTGGGTGGQYGPGTGGGTGGQYGPGTGGGTGGHYGPGTGGGTGGLPGTGGGTGGQYGPGVGGGNGGQYTPGTGGTTGGQYGPGTGGTGGQYGPGTGGGTGGQYGPGTGGGTGGQYGPGTGGGTGGQYGPGTGGGGPGTGGGTGGLPGTGGGTGGQYGPGSGGGTGGQYGPGTGGGTGDHYGPGTGGGTGGQYGPGAGGTGGQFGPGTGGGTGGQYGPGTGGTGGQYGPGTGGTGAQYGPGTGGTGGQYGPGAGGTGGQYGLGTGGGTGGGVGGQYGPGTGGGSGGQYGPGTGGGTGGQYGPGTGGGTGGQYGPGAGGPGGQYGPGTGGGTGSLPGTGGGVGGQYGPGGTGGTGGQYGPGSGGTGTGGGVGGQYGPGTGGQYGPGPGGGGGQYGPGAGGPGTGGTSGQYGPGTGGTGGQYGPGTGGTGGQYGPGTGGTGGQYGPGTGGGTGGGGGGQYGPGTGGGTGGQYGPGAGGGTGGQYGPGGGPGAPYPGATGGTDNQAGSGAPQNVIDPNSIADGDDSEAQASVNQAANGTVASASSKGGNDKGRAQTHVHGTYTGSGSFSAQAEITGENKAANSQVMGNKKSASSTAQGSGRNNKAQANVELGLETGSVVTGSQSEGVLHSSNSQVQGSVKGGMADAQARGPGSTSSQAQIGFTPYKEGDKSSHDSQKTPFVGGGVASAQSSGRTGMSQSQLHGTFKYGITYNGAAQSGSSLDKDAVFPNRLPFEKIDVNDENDKNININEENLNITETVEYPTAVPQPEQTTTELPYEIETETELNKEENLNPADDTYGVHKHEDHHLLNEPPTNQPPPVGSRRSFQSAYNPEGADYEYTTDKDESPPEDYDDGFGPEGTEAGDNEQGYTGYNEFSRDSEPTHESLHIPKRKEVEVRQTTGGNTQHILFGSLTDHDAEITQKNSERPDEGKIYQPGERVPGTGGYTIPIGFTGSVKSVASKDKTYVIGSKESPSQAQTVSLTPGSGRVKYKYPHFPRNVNPKNLRSLYNSKPDDSNRYVSVSKSVTRDLDGENNIRKQYSHTYYTKSSSCGYFTFSCTMVSSAEGRKKVCKPKIPTNPDGTPMRCN